A stretch of Candidatus Symbiobacter mobilis CR DNA encodes these proteins:
- the glgX gene encoding glycogen debranching protein GlgX, with product MLYSMQYGRPWPLGATYDGQGVNFAVFSANALAIDVCIFDELGSRETARIRLPACTNDVWHGYLPHAKPGLVYGLRAYGPWRPDRGLRFDASKLLLDPYARDIIGDFIWGDEHFTPEASYPGHAKTRDNATIALKARVVHDTFDWKNDRPPRLSPADTLLYECHVRGFSKLQPLLPPELRGTFAGLGHQTSIDYFRRLGVTAISLMPVHYCLSEERLVNMGLSNYWGYNTIGFFCPNPRLCSGFGGLSPNDEFRTMVQNLHAARIEVILDVVYNHTSEAGDAGPTLSFRGLDNPSYYRLVPRQPSQYENYSGCGNTLNIQHPYTLRLVLDSLRYWVTTMHVDGFRFDLAPVLGRDDNGFTPNHAFFMAIAQDPVLCHVKMIAEPWDIGPNGYQVGNFPKSWHEWNDQFRDSMRRYWVQSASRFPVASGHRGEFAMRLCASSDLYQRHRRSPSHSINYVVSHDGFTLHDLVTYDQRHNHANGEDNRDGHGNNLSCNCGVEGPTDDPAVNRLRQRLQRSLLATMLLAQGTPMLCAGDEVGHTQNGNNNPYCQDNTTTWIDWFAMDHDLLAFTQRVIALRHQLQPFANAWYSGTSDANGIPDVAWMNANGTPLHHEDWHRHDMLALACLIRSPGRSIHPVLFLFNPTTGPIFFELPRGHWRCVLDTSHPQGTTTLPGPTDQPITVEAHSLMLLQQQPQRG from the coding sequence ATGCTGTACAGCATGCAATACGGCAGGCCATGGCCGCTGGGCGCGACCTACGACGGCCAGGGCGTCAACTTTGCCGTGTTCTCCGCCAACGCCTTGGCCATCGACGTCTGCATCTTCGACGAGCTGGGCAGCCGGGAAACCGCACGCATACGTCTGCCTGCGTGTACCAACGACGTCTGGCACGGCTATCTGCCCCATGCCAAGCCTGGACTGGTCTATGGCCTGCGCGCCTATGGCCCATGGCGGCCCGACCGTGGGCTGCGCTTCGATGCCTCCAAGCTGCTGCTCGACCCCTACGCACGCGACATCATCGGTGACTTCATCTGGGGCGACGAGCATTTCACCCCAGAGGCCTCGTACCCTGGTCATGCCAAAACGCGCGATAACGCCACCATCGCACTCAAGGCGCGGGTGGTGCATGACACCTTCGACTGGAAGAACGACCGCCCCCCGCGACTCAGCCCGGCGGATACGTTGCTCTACGAATGCCATGTGCGGGGCTTCTCCAAGCTCCAGCCCCTGCTGCCACCCGAGCTGCGCGGCACCTTCGCCGGGTTGGGGCACCAGACGTCGATCGACTATTTCCGTCGGTTGGGCGTGACGGCCATCAGCCTGATGCCCGTGCATTACTGTCTCAGCGAAGAGCGCCTCGTCAACATGGGGCTGAGCAACTACTGGGGCTACAACACCATCGGGTTCTTCTGCCCAAACCCGCGCCTATGTAGCGGATTCGGGGGGTTGTCCCCCAATGACGAGTTCCGCACGATGGTGCAGAACCTGCACGCCGCACGTATCGAGGTCATCCTCGACGTCGTCTACAACCACACCTCCGAGGCCGGGGACGCCGGCCCCACGCTGAGCTTTCGCGGGCTGGACAACCCCAGCTACTACCGCCTGGTTCCCCGCCAGCCCTCGCAATACGAAAACTACAGCGGTTGCGGCAACACGCTCAACATCCAGCACCCCTACACGCTGCGGCTTGTCTTGGACAGCCTGCGCTACTGGGTCACGACGATGCACGTCGATGGCTTCCGCTTTGACCTGGCCCCCGTGCTGGGCCGCGACGACAACGGTTTCACGCCGAATCATGCGTTTTTCATGGCCATCGCGCAGGATCCCGTGCTCTGCCACGTCAAGATGATCGCGGAACCCTGGGACATCGGCCCCAACGGCTACCAGGTGGGCAACTTTCCCAAAAGCTGGCACGAGTGGAACGACCAGTTTCGCGACAGCATGCGCAGGTACTGGGTGCAGAGCGCCTCGCGCTTTCCCGTTGCATCGGGCCACCGGGGGGAGTTCGCGATGCGGCTCTGCGCTTCCTCCGACCTGTACCAACGCCACCGCCGCTCGCCTTCCCATTCGATCAACTATGTGGTCTCGCATGATGGGTTCACGCTGCACGACCTCGTCACCTACGACCAGCGGCATAACCACGCGAATGGGGAAGACAACCGCGACGGCCACGGCAACAACCTAAGCTGCAACTGCGGCGTCGAAGGCCCTACGGACGACCCCGCCGTCAACCGCCTGCGCCAGCGACTGCAACGCAGCCTGCTTGCCACGATGTTGCTGGCCCAGGGTACCCCCATGCTTTGCGCTGGCGACGAGGTGGGCCATACCCAAAACGGCAACAACAACCCCTATTGCCAAGACAACACGACCACGTGGATCGACTGGTTCGCGATGGATCACGACCTGCTCGCATTCACCCAGCGCGTGATCGCACTGCGGCACCAGTTGCAACCTTTTGCCAACGCCTGGTACAGCGGTACCTCGGATGCCAATGGCATTCCCGACGTGGCATGGATGAATGCCAATGGCACCCCCTTGCACCACGAAGACTGGCACCGCCATGACATGCTGGCCCTTGCCTGCCTGATTCGCAGCCCAGGGCGCAGCATCCACCCTGTGTTGTTTCTCTTCAATCCGACTACTGGCCCCATCTTCTTCGAACTACCCCGAGGACATTGGCGGTGCGTCCTCGACACCAGTCACCCCCAGGGAACGACCACGCTGCCCGGCCCCACGGACCAGCCCATCACGGTCGAAGCCCATAGCCTGATGCTCCTGCAACAGCAGCCCCAGCGGGGGTGA
- a CDS encoding Eco57I restriction-modification methylase domain-containing protein has translation MQSTLFAANTWLVNALLDDSYLTAKSLELAERPIPYGLESWLAAHFDAHTLSQRNEAQLEECFIGPLLAQLGWVGIVQQILTVQGKVAKPDWCLLRDPGQDGAFLASKDPSLIAAICESKAWGIPLDTGKADRTYNPHHQLQDYLSTLRVRFGFLTNGRFWRVYDTDRITARKTFLEFDLQALCALTDPAEKSRALALFAFFFGRDTYAPPRATGASTAIEAAIAESARVALEVEENLKAVIYGYDGEDSLFEILGRAIARANPDADLASVYQNSVVLLFRLLFIVYFEDKNRELLALHPFYQRYSLANLFRSLANLDGIRNAQHDGLYTLKLLFCMLDTGAPDIDVPLFNGGLFHAQRAPLLLQPKILDNATLRAVLEKLFFRTHQGNTLFDTRRDFRHMSVTHLGRIYEGLLEFRFARADQDAVYLEYETSATRGQSIEAYFDAYDAACLRKEKGFRALREIHIAQGEVYLKSANNSRKASASFYTPTALSQPLVQAAIDQARNLGKPLINLRILDNACGSGHFLVEALGYLTDLAMEQLDTDADLQQLVAEERSKIAGQLALLNLDYVPDDAKILKRALLKRCIFGVDLNPFAIELARLSLWMDTFLFGTPLSFIEHHIQHGNALLGASVQEFLDFHATALRQDDLFVGTLGARFDELRSVMQELDALHDTTASEVEHSKHLWNARIAPRLALLSRALSFVCTRRVLLAEGRTADCEALDKTPDLLTKLFDERGNPLLDQIDDMTRRFHFFHYEVAFPEAFAGSVKAGTNTGFDIIVGNPPWDKTKFADSDCFPQYHSNYRSLSKAQKDAVRKRLLAFPHIAAEYRDAQRQMEVHNEYYKAAFPLNKGPGDGNLFRLFVERNLALLNQGGSLSYVLPSALMFEEGSTILRKHLFTHCQVPFFYSFENRKAIFLDVHRSYKFAMVQVINTPPVAASADYTPIIDTAFYMLDPDDLHRPQTHIPYPLATIQALSPEQWALMELHDAADLPLLRKCYGAFPALSADWLDFRRELDMTQDRDLFIEQEAPDLLPLFEGKMIWQFSHLHAKPRYWLDPSALDERLRSKELHRMAQDLGLTGNKVAQYATSVRFDREFVRLALRAIASDTNERTLIGTLLPKHCGVGNSLNYCICKTYAQIPQGGVTAIGTSPLRLLFALAWFNSLIVDWIARQMIQINVNQTYLYRLPIPQPSDEAIRANPDYAQLARNAMLLTLASSWDDFADLAPLCAVQKTDVPTTAKARDKLRAHNDQITARLYGITPEEFRHILRSFPGMATKRPEYLTLLR, from the coding sequence ATGCAATCCACGCTATTTGCCGCCAACACCTGGCTGGTCAATGCCCTGCTCGACGACAGCTACCTGACCGCCAAGAGCCTGGAACTGGCCGAGCGACCCATCCCCTACGGTCTCGAATCCTGGCTCGCCGCGCACTTCGACGCGCACACCTTAAGCCAGCGCAATGAGGCGCAGCTCGAAGAGTGTTTCATCGGCCCTCTTCTTGCCCAACTGGGCTGGGTCGGCATCGTCCAGCAAATCCTCACCGTCCAAGGCAAGGTCGCCAAGCCGGACTGGTGTCTGCTGCGCGATCCTGGGCAGGACGGCGCTTTCCTTGCCAGCAAAGACCCCTCGCTCATCGCCGCCATCTGCGAATCCAAGGCATGGGGCATCCCCCTCGATACCGGCAAGGCCGACCGTACCTACAACCCTCACCACCAGTTGCAGGACTACCTCAGCACCCTGCGCGTCCGCTTCGGTTTTCTCACCAACGGCCGCTTCTGGCGCGTCTACGACACCGACCGCATCACCGCTCGCAAAACCTTCCTCGAATTCGACCTCCAGGCACTCTGCGCACTGACCGACCCCGCAGAAAAATCCCGCGCACTCGCTCTTTTCGCGTTCTTCTTTGGCCGCGATACCTACGCCCCTCCCCGCGCCACAGGCGCCTCCACCGCCATCGAAGCGGCCATCGCCGAATCCGCCCGCGTCGCCCTCGAAGTCGAAGAAAACCTCAAAGCCGTCATCTACGGCTACGACGGCGAAGACTCTCTCTTCGAAATCCTCGGCCGCGCCATCGCCCGCGCCAACCCCGATGCCGATTTGGCCAGCGTCTACCAAAACAGCGTCGTGCTCCTCTTCCGGCTTCTGTTCATCGTCTACTTCGAGGACAAAAACCGCGAACTCCTTGCGCTGCACCCCTTCTACCAGCGCTACAGCCTCGCAAACCTCTTTCGGAGCCTGGCCAATCTGGACGGAATCCGTAACGCCCAGCATGATGGCCTCTATACCCTCAAGCTGCTTTTTTGCATGCTCGACACAGGCGCGCCGGACATTGATGTCCCCCTCTTCAACGGCGGGTTGTTCCATGCGCAGCGTGCGCCTTTGTTGCTCCAGCCCAAAATCCTCGACAACGCCACGCTGCGCGCCGTCCTCGAAAAGCTCTTCTTCCGCACCCACCAGGGCAACACCCTTTTCGATACGCGCCGCGACTTCCGTCACATGAGCGTCACACACCTCGGGCGCATCTACGAAGGACTGCTCGAATTCCGCTTCGCCAGAGCGGATCAGGACGCCGTCTACCTCGAATACGAAACCTCCGCCACACGCGGCCAATCCATCGAAGCCTATTTCGATGCCTACGACGCCGCCTGCCTCCGCAAGGAAAAAGGCTTCCGCGCTCTGCGCGAAATCCACATCGCCCAAGGCGAGGTCTACCTCAAAAGCGCCAACAACTCCCGCAAGGCCTCCGCCAGTTTCTACACCCCGACCGCGCTGTCACAACCCCTCGTCCAAGCCGCCATCGACCAGGCCCGGAACCTCGGCAAACCGTTGATCAACTTGCGCATTCTGGACAACGCCTGCGGCAGCGGCCACTTCCTCGTCGAAGCGCTCGGCTACCTGACCGACCTGGCCATGGAACAGCTCGATACCGATGCCGACTTGCAGCAGCTCGTCGCCGAAGAACGTTCCAAGATCGCCGGGCAACTGGCTTTGCTGAACCTCGACTACGTCCCTGACGATGCCAAGATTCTGAAACGCGCTCTGCTCAAACGCTGCATCTTTGGCGTGGACTTGAATCCCTTTGCCATCGAGCTAGCGCGGCTGAGCTTGTGGATGGACACCTTCCTCTTCGGCACGCCGCTGTCTTTCATCGAACACCATATCCAGCATGGCAACGCCCTGCTCGGCGCCAGCGTGCAGGAGTTCCTCGACTTCCATGCCACCGCGCTGCGGCAGGACGATCTCTTCGTCGGCACGCTCGGCGCTCGCTTCGACGAGCTGCGCTCCGTCATGCAGGAGCTGGACGCCCTGCACGATACGACGGCATCCGAGGTCGAACATTCCAAGCATCTCTGGAACGCCCGCATCGCCCCGAGGCTAGCCCTGCTCTCCCGTGCGCTGAGCTTCGTCTGCACGCGCCGGGTTCTGCTTGCCGAAGGCCGCACTGCGGACTGCGAGGCCCTCGACAAAACCCCAGACCTGCTGACAAAGTTGTTCGACGAACGCGGCAACCCGCTGCTCGACCAGATCGACGACATGACGCGGCGGTTCCACTTCTTCCACTATGAAGTCGCATTCCCCGAAGCCTTCGCGGGGTCCGTCAAAGCGGGGACGAACACAGGCTTCGACATCATCGTCGGCAACCCGCCCTGGGACAAAACCAAGTTCGCCGATTCCGACTGCTTCCCCCAGTACCACAGCAACTACCGCAGCCTTTCCAAGGCGCAGAAAGACGCCGTTCGCAAGCGCCTGCTCGCATTCCCCCACATCGCCGCCGAATACCGCGATGCGCAGCGCCAGATGGAAGTCCACAACGAGTACTACAAGGCCGCCTTCCCCCTCAACAAAGGCCCCGGCGACGGCAACCTCTTCCGCCTGTTCGTCGAACGCAACCTCGCCCTGCTCAACCAGGGCGGCAGCCTGAGTTACGTGCTGCCCAGCGCGCTGATGTTCGAGGAAGGATCGACGATCCTGCGCAAACACCTTTTCACGCACTGCCAGGTTCCGTTCTTCTACAGCTTTGAGAACCGTAAAGCCATCTTTCTGGACGTGCATCGCAGTTACAAATTCGCCATGGTGCAGGTGATTAACACACCGCCCGTTGCAGCCAGCGCCGACTACACGCCCATCATCGATACGGCGTTCTACATGCTGGACCCCGACGACCTGCACCGACCCCAGACCCACATTCCCTACCCCCTGGCCACCATCCAAGCCCTTTCCCCAGAACAATGGGCGTTGATGGAGCTGCACGATGCAGCCGATCTGCCCTTGCTTCGCAAGTGCTATGGCGCTTTCCCGGCGCTGTCCGCTGATTGGTTGGACTTCCGCCGCGAGCTGGATATGACGCAGGACCGGGATTTGTTCATCGAGCAGGAAGCGCCCGACCTGCTGCCGTTGTTCGAGGGCAAGATGATCTGGCAATTCAGCCATCTCCATGCCAAGCCCCGGTACTGGCTCGATCCCTCTGCGCTCGACGAACGGCTGCGAAGCAAGGAATTGCATCGCATGGCGCAGGACTTGGGCCTGACAGGCAACAAAGTCGCCCAGTACGCAACGTCGGTGCGGTTTGACCGGGAATTCGTGCGGCTGGCGTTGCGCGCCATCGCCAGCGATACCAATGAGCGGACCCTGATCGGTACCCTGCTACCCAAACACTGTGGCGTGGGCAACTCCCTCAACTACTGCATCTGCAAAACCTATGCACAAATCCCACAGGGGGGCGTGACCGCCATCGGCACCTCACCCCTGCGATTGCTGTTTGCTTTGGCGTGGTTCAACAGCTTGATCGTGGACTGGATTGCACGCCAGATGATCCAAATCAACGTCAACCAAACCTACCTCTACCGCCTGCCCATCCCTCAGCCCAGCGATGAAGCCATCCGCGCCAACCCCGACTACGCCCAGCTCGCCCGCAACGCCATGCTATTGACCTTGGCCTCCAGTTGGGACGACTTCGCCGACCTCGCGCCACTCTGCGCAGTGCAAAAAACTGATGTCCCCACCACCGCCAAAGCCCGCGACAAGCTCCGCGCCCACAACGACCAAATCACCGCACGCCTCTACGGCATCACCCCCGAAGAATTCCGCCATATCCTGCGCAGCTTCCCCGGCATGGCCACCAAACGGCCCGAATACCTGACATTGCTGCGCTGA
- a CDS encoding DUF4139 domain-containing protein, with the protein MQPFLIASIFLILVSNVSAQSAEQRSTLSDQKEVSVTIYNENLALVKDQRTVHLPHGSSTLAFRDISAKMRAETALLRSVSAPGSLSVLEQNFDFDLLTPQKLLEKYVGHTVQIIRNAPAGQETTESAQVLAANQGVVLKIGDRIETGIPGRIVYGNVPANLRDRPTLVMLLDNTGAPEQNVELSYLTGGLAWQADYVLELHANEDQFDISGWVTLTNTSGATYNNARLQLVAGDVHQVHPQRRGRAQMDAMLAPAVTAASKEMTEESLFEYHLYTLDRPTTIAENQTKQVALLSAAGVPVRKEYLLRGNDYYYQSSYGNIGQKIKIGVFLEFENKESEKLGMPLPKGVVRVYKKDRSGNGQFIGEDTMDHTPKNEKVRLKLGDAFDVTADKKQTDFQKLSASGKYNYRFESAYQVVLRNAKSEAVTVTVQEPMPGDWQILSESHPHSKDASHTAVWKVRVPPQGSSTLEYRCLVRY; encoded by the coding sequence ATGCAACCATTTCTGATCGCTTCGATTTTCTTGATATTGGTTAGCAATGTTTCGGCCCAATCTGCAGAGCAACGCAGCACATTGAGCGACCAAAAAGAAGTGTCCGTCACCATTTACAACGAAAACCTCGCGCTCGTCAAAGACCAACGCACGGTCCATCTGCCCCATGGATCATCCACGCTCGCTTTTCGGGATATCAGCGCAAAAATGCGGGCGGAAACTGCCTTGTTGCGTAGCGTGAGCGCACCCGGAAGTTTGTCTGTGCTGGAACAGAACTTTGATTTCGATTTGTTGACGCCACAGAAATTGCTGGAGAAATACGTTGGGCATACCGTACAAATCATCCGCAACGCGCCTGCAGGGCAAGAAACCACCGAATCCGCGCAGGTGCTTGCCGCCAACCAGGGCGTAGTGCTGAAAATCGGCGACCGTATTGAAACGGGTATTCCCGGTCGCATCGTGTATGGCAACGTTCCGGCCAATTTGCGAGACCGCCCCACGCTGGTCATGTTGCTGGACAACACAGGTGCTCCAGAACAAAATGTCGAATTGAGTTACCTGACCGGTGGATTAGCCTGGCAAGCCGACTATGTTCTCGAACTACATGCCAACGAGGACCAATTCGACATTTCTGGATGGGTCACGCTCACCAACACCAGTGGCGCAACGTACAACAATGCGCGACTGCAATTGGTAGCCGGCGATGTGCATCAAGTTCACCCACAGCGCAGAGGCAGAGCGCAGATGGATGCCATGCTTGCCCCCGCAGTGACTGCAGCCAGCAAAGAGATGACGGAAGAAAGCCTGTTCGAATACCACCTGTATACGCTCGACCGGCCCACCACGATTGCCGAAAACCAGACCAAACAGGTGGCGTTGCTTTCCGCCGCCGGGGTGCCGGTACGCAAAGAATATTTATTGCGTGGCAATGACTATTACTACCAAAGCAGCTACGGCAATATCGGCCAGAAAATCAAAATTGGCGTATTTCTGGAATTTGAAAATAAGGAAAGCGAAAAACTCGGAATGCCTTTACCCAAAGGCGTGGTTCGCGTATACAAAAAAGACCGTTCCGGCAACGGGCAATTCATTGGCGAAGACACGATGGACCACACGCCCAAAAACGAAAAAGTACGCCTGAAACTGGGCGACGCTTTCGACGTGACTGCCGACAAAAAGCAAACCGATTTCCAAAAACTGAGCGCCAGCGGAAAGTACAACTACCGGTTCGAAAGCGCCTACCAAGTGGTATTGCGCAATGCCAAATCGGAGGCCGTCACCGTGACCGTCCAGGAACCGATGCCCGGAGACTGGCAAATCCTGAGCGAAAGTCACCCGCACAGCAAAGACGCCAGCCACACCGCAGTGTGGAAGGTCCGCGTTCCACCGCAAGGGAGCAGTACGTTGGAATACCGGTGTTTGGTGCGGTATTGA
- a CDS encoding BrnA antitoxin family protein: MTGSKITAMTSEEMRARRACGEAQTDWARLHREQKADAEPEEDEDSPDATAALREVVTRRRAGRPAGSGSKEQVAIRFDREVLAAFRAAGPGWQTRMNEALKDWLKTHIPA; the protein is encoded by the coding sequence ATGACTGGCTCGAAAATAACGGCGATGACATCTGAAGAAATGCGCGCCCGCCGCGCCTGTGGCGAGGCTCAGACCGATTGGGCGCGGCTGCATCGCGAGCAGAAGGCGGACGCTGAACCCGAAGAAGACGAGGATTCGCCCGATGCAACGGCAGCCCTGCGCGAAGTCGTTACTCGCCGCAGGGCGGGTCGGCCAGCGGGCAGCGGCAGCAAGGAACAAGTGGCAATCCGCTTCGACCGGGAGGTTCTGGCCGCCTTTCGCGCTGCTGGGCCAGGCTGGCAGACGCGCATGAATGAGGCGCTCAAGGATTGGCTCAAGACGCATATACCGGCGTAG
- a CDS encoding BrnT family toxin, which produces MNTRYFWDDAKRQGNLEKHGLDFSDADLVLTSNYRLDLPSERNGERRVQSFAYVFEVLTVLTVVFLPGAEGLRIISFRRANRSEREVYHDWLDHDWLENNGDDI; this is translated from the coding sequence ATGAACACGCGCTACTTCTGGGATGACGCCAAGCGGCAGGGCAATCTCGAAAAGCACGGCCTCGATTTCTCTGACGCTGATCTGGTGCTGACGAGCAACTACCGGCTGGATTTGCCCAGCGAAAGGAATGGCGAGCGACGGGTGCAGTCCTTTGCTTATGTGTTCGAGGTGCTCACGGTGTTGACTGTGGTGTTCCTGCCCGGTGCGGAAGGCTTGCGCATCATCAGTTTTCGCCGGGCCAACCGTTCAGAAAGAGAGGTTTACCATGACTGGCTCGACCATGACTGGCTCGAAAATAACGGCGATGACATCTGA
- the malQ gene encoding 4-alpha-glucanotransferase has protein sequence MDFFEHQRCSGVLLHPTSLPGPHGSGDLGPNSYYFVDWLHAAGQSLWQTLPVGPAGCGDSPYMGTSAFAGNPLLVAFEPMVVRGWIDGHALHATFSAERVQYSLVNPWRLARLREAFEGFERKATEEDHAAMRSWAKTQRHWLDDYVLFMAIDHAMLPAQWPEWPRELVQRDPQALQQAREDHAAEIAFWTFVQWQFDVQWKALKSYAHSRGVRIVGDMPIFVAHHSADCWARPDLFQLDEKGHTTVVAGVPPDFFSATGQRWGNPLYDWGAMQADGYRWWVARVRRQLELADAVRIDHFRGFVDYWEIPADEPTAIAGRWRAGPGMELFEALTRALGELPIIAEDLGIITPEVTALRERIGLPGMRVLQFAFTEDMDHPFLPHNYEANTVVYIGTHDNDTVQGWWKACSARERTLANLYLDVEDREVHWAMLRAAALSVARMAICQFQDVLGLDTTHRMNTPGTTGDCWSWRFQWEWVHHDMGERLLRLTAVSGRCPLDRIHLPH, from the coding sequence ATGGATTTCTTTGAACACCAGCGTTGTTCGGGGGTGTTGCTGCACCCTACATCCCTGCCGGGGCCGCACGGGTCGGGCGATTTGGGCCCTAACAGCTACTACTTCGTCGATTGGCTCCACGCTGCGGGGCAGAGCTTGTGGCAGACCCTGCCTGTTGGCCCGGCGGGGTGTGGGGATTCGCCCTACATGGGAACGTCCGCCTTTGCCGGGAATCCCCTGCTCGTGGCATTCGAGCCGATGGTCGTTCGCGGCTGGATCGACGGGCACGCGCTGCATGCGACGTTCTCGGCCGAGCGTGTGCAGTATTCCTTGGTCAATCCCTGGAGGTTGGCGCGGCTGCGGGAGGCTTTCGAGGGGTTTGAGCGCAAGGCGACGGAAGAAGACCATGCAGCGATGCGCAGTTGGGCCAAGACGCAGCGGCACTGGTTGGACGACTACGTGCTCTTCATGGCGATCGATCACGCCATGCTTCCCGCGCAGTGGCCCGAGTGGCCGAGGGAGTTGGTCCAGCGTGACCCACAGGCCTTGCAGCAGGCGCGGGAAGACCATGCGGCGGAGATTGCGTTCTGGACTTTCGTGCAGTGGCAGTTCGACGTGCAATGGAAGGCGCTCAAAAGCTATGCCCATTCGCGGGGGGTGCGGATCGTGGGCGATATGCCCATCTTCGTGGCGCACCATAGCGCGGATTGTTGGGCACGGCCCGACCTGTTTCAGCTCGACGAGAAAGGCCACACTACCGTGGTGGCTGGGGTGCCGCCGGATTTTTTCTCGGCGACCGGCCAGCGTTGGGGCAACCCCTTGTACGACTGGGGCGCGATGCAGGCGGACGGCTACCGCTGGTGGGTTGCGCGGGTGCGGCGGCAACTGGAGCTGGCGGATGCCGTGCGCATTGACCACTTTCGCGGCTTCGTCGACTATTGGGAGATCCCCGCCGACGAGCCGACCGCGATTGCGGGACGCTGGCGTGCAGGGCCGGGGATGGAGCTATTCGAGGCACTGACCCGCGCACTGGGGGAACTACCCATCATTGCCGAGGATTTGGGGATCATCACGCCGGAAGTGACCGCGCTGCGCGAGCGTATCGGGCTACCCGGAATGCGCGTGCTCCAGTTCGCCTTCACCGAGGATATGGATCACCCCTTTCTGCCGCACAACTATGAGGCGAACACGGTGGTGTACATCGGCACCCACGACAACGACACGGTGCAGGGATGGTGGAAGGCGTGCAGCGCCCGGGAGCGCACATTGGCCAACCTCTACCTTGATGTCGAAGACCGGGAAGTGCATTGGGCCATGCTGCGTGCGGCGGCACTATCGGTAGCGCGCATGGCGATTTGCCAGTTTCAGGACGTGCTGGGCCTCGACACCACGCACCGCATGAACACCCCGGGAACGACGGGGGACTGCTGGTCGTGGCGCTTTCAGTGGGAATGGGTACACCACGACATGGGAGAACGCCTGCTGCGCTTGACGGCGGTCAGCGGACGCTGCCCGCTCGATCGGATCCATTTGCCGCATTGA